From Camelina sativa cultivar DH55 chromosome 20, Cs, whole genome shotgun sequence, the proteins below share one genomic window:
- the LOC109131276 gene encoding uncharacterized protein LOC109131276: MHAPQPQGQVDDTNALLRQLLEGQRRGAIELATQMKAIHHKVDNVYGELNAKFERLQTQVQGQASSSSTRQMGSLPGKPEPNPKEFVNAIMLRSGKQLPTNELNRDIEPKGGEVVVEIDDEDELILKDLGKDKEAEGIVVDKGKSKVVEEPKQDKTIDEISKKSKGVAKETLFVPPPYEPRLPFPGRFKKQQVDKYRAMFDAQMKDVAITMPIIDAFLLNPSYSKFLKDAVLEKKKALQGMVILTHECSAIIQNKVVAKKLEDPGSFTLPCTLGPLSFSHCLCDLGSSVSLMPLSVAKRLGFTHYKKCMITLVLADRSVRTPVGVLEDLPVMIGHFEIPTDFVVLEMDEEPKDPLILGRPLLRTAGTMIDVKGGKIQLNLGKEALTFDINQVMRKPTIGGQVFYIEKMEALADELLEELAIEDELQSTLTVKQGEFGLLKEDSEGYQKILDSHKPSKDGESFLELKKQVVCSVEVNSNEDWSELKAPKIELKPLPKGLRYAFLGKNSTYPVIINEELSEHETVTLLGELKKFRRAIGYSLDDIKGISETLCMHRIHLDDESMTSIEPQRRLNPNLRDVVRKEILKLLDAGIIYPISDSTWVSPVHVVPKKGGVTVVKNDKDELIPTRTITGIEVDRAKIDVMTNLAPPNSVKGIRSFLGHAGFYRRFIKDFSKIARPLTRLLCKEVEFEFNEECLQAFKKIKEELVSAPIVQAPDWNLPFEIMCDASDYTVGAVLGQRKDKKLHVIYYASRTLDEAQVKYATTEKELLAIVFAFEKFRQYLVGSKVVVHTDHAALKYLLAKKDAKPRLLRWILLLQEFDLEIKDKKGIENGVADHLSRLRIDNEIPINDALPEEQIMAIQLLDNTNETWKKLGEVMRLEENGPWYADYVNYLACGIEPPNLVGYDRKKFFKDINNYYWDAPYLYTLCKDKIYRRCVAKEEIEGLVELCHGAAYGGHFATFKTVTKILQAGLWWPTMFKDTQEIISKCDSCQRRGNISRRNEMPQTPILEVEVFDVWGIDFMGPFPSSYGNNYILVAVDYVSKWVEAIASPTNDAKVVLKLFKTIIFPRFGIPRVIISDGGKHFINKVFESLLKRHGVKHKVATPYHPQTSGQVEISNREIKSILEKTVGITRKDWAKKLDDALWEYRTAYKTPIGTTPFNLLYGKSCHLPVELEYKAMWAVKLLNFDIKSAHEKRLVQLNELEEIRLEAYESSKIYKERTKAFHDKRIFPRVFKEGDLVLLFNSRLKLFPGKLKSRWSGPFKIKEVRPYGAFVLLNKAGKEFVVNGQRLKNYLANDFIEEGTTVSLSDPQNA, from the exons ATGCATGCACCACAGCCTCAAGGTCAAGTAGATGACACAAATGCTCTACTTCGACAACTCCTAGAAGGACAAAGGAGAGGAGCTATTGAACTTGCTACACAAATGAAGGCCATACACCATAAGGTTGACAATGTCTATGGTGAGTTGAATGCTAAGTTTGAGAGGCTGCAAACACAAGTCCAAGGACaagcttcctcctcctctacaAGACAAATGGGTTCATTACCGGGAAAACCAGAACCAAACCCAAAGGAGTTTGTAAACGCCATCATGTTGAGAAGTGGTAAGCAGCTACCAACTAATGAGCTCAATAGGGACATTGAGCCTAAAGGAGGGGAGGTAGTGGTtgagattgatgatgaagatgagctgATATTGAAAGATTTGGGTAAAGATAAAGAAGCTGAAGGAATTGTGGTTGACAAAGGGAAGAGTAAAGTGGTTGAGGAACCTAAGCAAGACAAGACCATTGATGAAATATCCAAGAAAAGTAAAGGTGTTGCCAAAGAAACTCTGTTTGTGCCTCCACCTTATGAACCAAGGCTGCCATTTCCTGGTAGGTTCAAGAAGCAACAAGTGGACAAGTATAGAGCCATGTTTGATGCACAAATGAAGGATGTTGCTATCACAATGCCTATCATTGATGCATTCTTGTTGAACCCCTCTTACAGTAAGTTCCTTAAGGATgcagttttggagaagaagaaagctcttCAAGGCATGGTTATCTTGACTCATGAGTGCAGTGCTATTATTCAAAACAAGGTAGTagcaaagaagcttgaagatcctggTAGCTTCACTCTCCCTTGCACATTGGGACCTCTATCTTTTAGCCATTGTTTATGTGATCTAGGGTCTAGTGTGAGCTTGATGCCTCTCTCAGTTGCAAAGAGACTGGGCTTCACACACTACAAGAAGTGTATGATCACCCTTGTTCTTGCTGATAGGTCAGTTAGAACACCAGTTGGAGTGCTTGAAGATCTACCAGTGATGATTGGTCATTTTGAGATCCCAACtgactttgttgttcttgaaatgGATGAGGAACCAAAGGATCCACTCATCTTGGGGAGACCATTACTAAGAACTGCTGGAACCATGATTGATGTGAAAGGTGGGAAGATTCAATTGAATTTGGGAAAGGAAGCTTTGACTTTTGACATCAACCAAGTGATGAGGAAGCCTACAATTGGTGGTCAAGTGTTCTACATTGAGAAGATGGAAGCTTTGGCTGATGAGCTTTTGGAGGAATTGGCTATAGAAGATGAGCTCCAAAGCACTTTGACAGTTAAGCAAGGAGAGTTTGGGTTACTTAAGGAGGATAGTGAGGGATATCAAAAGATTCTTGACTCTCACAAGCCTTCTAAAGATGGTGAAAGCTTCCTTGAGTTGAAAAAGCAAGTGGTGTGTTCAGTTGAGGTAAATTCGAATGAGGATTGGAGTGAGCTTAAGGCACCCAAGATTGAACTCAAACCACTCCCTAAGGGGCTAAGGTATGCTTTCCTAGGTAAAAACTCTACTTACCCTGTCATTATCAATGAGGAGCTTAGTGAACATGAAACTGTTACTCTTCTAGGTGAATTGAAAAAGTTTAGGAGAGCTATTGGTTATTCACTTGATGACATAAAAGGGATTTCAGAAactctttgcatgcatagaattcatttagatgatgaatcaatgacttccATTGAACCACAAAGAAGGTTAAACCCTAACTTAAGGGATGTGGTGAGGAAAGAGATTCTTAAACTCCTTGATGCTGGTATCATATATCCTATATCAGATAGTACATGGGTTTCACCTGTACATGTGGTGCCAAAGAAAGGAGGAGTTACAGTTGTTAAGAATGATAAAGATGAGTTGATTCCTACTAGAACTATAACTG GCATTGAGGTTGATAGAGCTAAGATTGATGTGATGACCAATCTAGCACCTCCAAATTCGGTCAAGGGAATAAGAAGCTTTTTGGGCCATGCTGGGTTCTATAGGAGGTTCATTAAAGACTTCTCAAAGATTGCTAGACCTCTTACAAGGTTGTTGTGTAAAGAAGTTGAGTTTGAGTTCAATGAGGAGTGTCTTCAAGCTttcaagaagataaaagaagagttGGTTAGTGCTCCAATAGTTCAAGCACCAGATTGGAACTTGCCATTtgaaatcatgtgtgatgctagtgactatACAGTTGGAGCAGTGcttggtcaaagaaaagataagaagcttcatgtcatatACTATGCAAGTAGAACATTAGATGAGGCTCAAGTCAAGTATGCTACAACAGAAAAAGAGCTCCTAGCTATTGTCTTTGCATTTGAGAAGTTTAGGCAATACTTGGTGGGTTCAAAAGTAgttgttcacactgatcatgcagcattgaAATATCTCTTAGCAAAGAAGGATGCTAAACCAAGGCTGTTGAGATGGATATTGCTACTTCAAGAGTTTGatttggagattaaagacaagaagggcattgagaatggagtagctgatcatctATCAAGATTAAGGATTGACAATGAGATTCCAATCAATGATGCACTTCCTGAAGAACAGATAATGGCGATTCAACTGCTTGACAACACCAATGAGACTTGGAAGAAGCTTGGAGAGGTCATGAGGTTGGAAGAGAATGGTCCTTGGTATGCTGATTATGTTAACTACCTTGCTTGTGGGATTGAGCCACCAAATTTGGTTGGTTATGATAGAAAAAAGTTCTTCAAAGACATCAACAACTACTATTGGGATGCACCATACCTCTACACTCTTTGTAAAGACAAGATTTATAGGAGATGTGTTGCCAAGGAGGAGATTGAAGGGTTAGTAGAACTATGTCATGGAGCAGCCTATGGAGGTCACTTTGCTACATTCAAAACAGTCACAAAGATTCTTCAAGCTGGGTTGTGGTGGCCTACAATGTTCAAAGACACTCAAGAGATCATCTCCAAGTGTGATTCATGTCAAAGAAGAGGAAATATCAGCAGGAGAAATGAAATGCCACAAACTCCTATCTTAGAGGTTGAAGTGTTTGATGTATGGGGAATTGACTTTATGGGACCATTTCCTTCTTCCTATGGTAACAATTACATACTTGTGGCTGTTGATTATGTGTCTAAATGGGTGGAAGCCATAGCTAGTCCTACCAATGATGCAAAGGTTGTGTTGAAGTTGTTCAagacaatcatttttccaagGTTTGGTATTCCAAGAGTGATCATTAGTGATGGAGGGAAACATTTTATcaacaaggtctttgagagtcttctcaagAGACATGGAGTGAAGCATAAGGTTGCTACACCTTACCATCCCCAAACTAGTGGTCAGGTTGAGATttcaaatagagaaatcaagtCAATTCTTGAGAAAACAGTTGGTATCACAAGGAAAGATTGGGCAAAGAAATTGGATGATGCTCTATGGGAATATAGGACTGCCTACAAGACACCAATTGGAACAACTCCATTCAACCTTCTCTATGGAAAGTCTTGTCATCTGCCAGTTGAGTTAGAGTATAAAGCAATGTGGGCAGTCAAGCTTCTTAACTTTGATATCAAGAGTGCTCATGAGAAACGTTTAGTACAATTGAATGAGTTAGAGGAGATTCGCCTTGAAGCTTATGAGAGTTCAAAGATCTACAAGGAGAGGACAAAAGCATTCCATGACAAGAGAATTTTTCCAAGGGTTTTCAAGGAAGGAGATTTGGTGTTGCTGTTCAATTCCCGCTTGAAGCTGTTTCCGGGAAAGCTCAAGTCCCGCTGGTCTGGACCATTCAAAATCAAGGAGGTTAGACCTTATGGAGCCTTTGTGTTACTGAACAAGGCTGGAAAAGAGTTTGTAGTTAATGGACAGAGGCTGAAGAACTACTTGGCAAATGACTTCATTGAGGAGGGAACAACTGTTTCTCTCTCAGACCCTCAAAACGCCTAA